A genome region from Schaalia sp. 19OD2882 includes the following:
- a CDS encoding alpha-L-fucosidase, which translates to MLARRILGGAATAALLISGGALSPALASPSTADLAVGDVQGTPALVETSSNPRIAAWQNLQFGLFMHWGVYSMYEGMYKGKPQHMGYPEQIKAWEKIPRSDYLAQASKMTADKWDAAHVCRTAKKAGMKYVMITSKHHDGFAMWDTKTTDYNVVKQTAFGKDPMKQLADECAKVDMKLAFYFSIIDWEKHEPEPWGNQNPITDEHLQYNLAQITELMTNYGPIAEFWFDMGGPTAEQSQKMADKVHELQPETTVVNSRVWNKKGDFEVGGDNAVHGSFTLGPWESIRSIFPACWSYCVDGRANRAEDRILPNARAAINDLVKVVSNDGNFAFNIGPKGDGSFDPFDQKVLDELAAWHTRHPDAIDGARATWFPNQSWGAVTGKGNSLFLFPTSWKEGAQLTLKGLANKVTSVTIDGVGTALDHTRNGLDLTVTLKGDAPDKLRSVVRVDLEGEPRMVPTQTLELTQGAGTVEAKNIALRTTGTGQAKSFADAWVVDRAGVTYRDVEVEFSGVEGLKADTTYAVTFGDKTVEVTGAELSQGPLSGFTLLPNQVTRVSIKQAKPVYYTDGLGLKFGSIKITGYKDGIAQVAPQFTVQPQDATVVEGDEATFTASASGRPRPTYQWYRVGRDGTKSAIKGETSTSYTITSTKADDGVKFYVEATNAEGKATSSEALLTVTEPVVNLALKKPARQSSEGWLGGAASRANDGNTDGEWENSSVSGTAPQDNPWWEVDLEDTYAVGTVNVFNRAESDDCSGVPCSERLRDFYVIASADKLPDEMSMDDLAARAAAGVKDGDTYKVIKVEGKGAYPSTVDFGGFEARWVRVALPGSLTELNLAEVEVIEAPTEPSVSISATGDPESDFVLKDGRATVRPGTTVTFTATADGQPAPTLQWQKQKGGTWVDVADQTGQAFTMTVAVEDDDAAVRVVATNSAGSDTSDPVALTVNDPPTVSAISAKAGGAVVEPADDGAWQKVTVDKDTEVELSATVKGFPAPELQWQTRPVSGGEDDWTNLDGKTGATLTVTASEDTQAVLHRLVAKNRAGTVDSAPLRVAMKPATPPNPDPQPNPDPKPNPDPKPNPDPKPNPDPAPGLKVTAEPVTVTVGKELVVRISGMKPGETATVSVHSDPVVIGTVEAGPDGTASLVWKVPTDFPVGAHRLVVQTPTSGTTEIPLTIRSVAADPNKPADPSKPTDPKSTSKPSGKGILAETGAESVLTVGLCLTLIAGGAILRVASRRRQR; encoded by the coding sequence ATGCTCGCGCGACGAATCCTGGGTGGTGCCGCCACAGCGGCACTGCTCATTTCGGGAGGAGCCCTTTCGCCGGCGCTGGCCTCCCCGTCGACGGCCGACCTGGCCGTCGGCGACGTCCAGGGAACCCCGGCACTGGTGGAGACCTCGTCCAACCCGCGCATCGCCGCCTGGCAGAACCTGCAATTCGGCCTGTTCATGCACTGGGGCGTCTACTCGATGTACGAAGGCATGTACAAGGGCAAGCCCCAGCACATGGGCTACCCCGAGCAGATCAAGGCATGGGAGAAGATCCCGCGCAGCGACTACCTGGCACAGGCGTCGAAGATGACCGCGGACAAGTGGGACGCCGCGCACGTGTGCCGCACCGCCAAGAAGGCCGGCATGAAGTACGTGATGATCACCTCCAAGCATCACGACGGCTTCGCCATGTGGGACACCAAGACCACCGACTACAACGTGGTCAAGCAGACTGCCTTCGGCAAGGACCCGATGAAGCAGCTGGCGGACGAATGTGCGAAGGTCGACATGAAGCTCGCCTTCTACTTCTCCATCATCGACTGGGAGAAGCACGAGCCAGAGCCGTGGGGCAACCAGAACCCGATCACCGACGAACACCTGCAGTACAACCTGGCCCAGATCACCGAGCTGATGACCAACTACGGTCCGATTGCCGAGTTCTGGTTCGACATGGGCGGCCCCACCGCCGAACAGTCGCAGAAGATGGCCGACAAGGTCCACGAACTGCAGCCCGAGACCACCGTGGTCAACTCGCGCGTGTGGAACAAGAAGGGTGACTTCGAGGTCGGCGGCGACAACGCGGTCCACGGCTCCTTCACATTGGGTCCCTGGGAGTCGATCCGCTCCATCTTCCCGGCCTGCTGGTCCTACTGTGTCGACGGGCGCGCCAACCGCGCCGAGGACCGGATCCTTCCCAACGCCAGAGCCGCCATCAACGACCTGGTCAAGGTCGTCTCCAACGACGGCAACTTCGCCTTCAACATCGGCCCCAAGGGTGACGGCTCCTTCGACCCCTTCGACCAGAAGGTTCTGGACGAGTTGGCGGCGTGGCACACCCGCCACCCCGACGCCATCGACGGGGCCCGCGCCACGTGGTTCCCGAACCAGTCCTGGGGTGCGGTCACCGGCAAGGGCAATTCGCTGTTCCTGTTCCCGACCTCGTGGAAGGAGGGGGCCCAGCTGACCCTGAAGGGCTTGGCCAACAAGGTCACCTCTGTCACCATCGACGGAGTCGGCACTGCTCTTGACCACACGCGCAACGGCCTGGACCTCACCGTCACGCTCAAGGGGGACGCCCCCGACAAGTTGCGTTCCGTGGTCCGTGTCGACCTGGAGGGCGAACCGCGCATGGTTCCCACCCAGACGCTTGAACTGACCCAGGGAGCCGGCACCGTCGAGGCCAAGAACATCGCCCTGCGCACCACCGGCACCGGCCAAGCCAAGAGTTTCGCCGACGCGTGGGTGGTGGACCGCGCCGGCGTCACCTACCGTGACGTCGAGGTCGAGTTCTCCGGAGTCGAGGGCCTCAAGGCCGACACCACCTATGCCGTGACCTTCGGCGACAAGACCGTGGAAGTCACCGGGGCCGAGCTCTCGCAAGGCCCGCTCTCCGGTTTCACCCTGCTGCCCAATCAGGTCACCCGCGTGAGCATCAAGCAGGCCAAGCCCGTCTACTACACTGATGGGCTGGGTCTGAAGTTCGGTTCGATCAAGATCACCGGCTACAAGGACGGCATTGCCCAAGTGGCTCCGCAATTCACCGTGCAACCGCAGGACGCCACCGTGGTCGAGGGCGACGAGGCGACCTTCACGGCAAGCGCCTCCGGACGTCCTCGCCCCACCTACCAGTGGTACCGGGTGGGACGCGACGGTACGAAGAGCGCCATCAAGGGCGAAACCTCGACCTCGTACACCATCACCTCGACGAAGGCCGATGACGGCGTCAAGTTCTACGTCGAGGCCACGAATGCGGAAGGCAAGGCGACCTCGTCCGAAGCCCTGCTGACCGTCACCGAGCCGGTGGTGAACCTGGCGCTGAAGAAGCCCGCACGCCAGTCCTCCGAGGGCTGGTTGGGCGGAGCGGCCTCGCGCGCCAACGACGGCAACACCGACGGTGAATGGGAGAACTCGTCCGTGTCCGGCACCGCCCCTCAGGACAACCCCTGGTGGGAGGTCGACCTGGAGGACACCTACGCAGTGGGCACGGTGAACGTGTTCAACCGCGCTGAGAGCGACGACTGCTCCGGCGTACCCTGCTCCGAACGTTTGCGCGACTTCTACGTCATCGCCTCGGCCGACAAGTTGCCCGACGAGATGTCCATGGACGACTTGGCCGCCCGCGCGGCCGCAGGAGTCAAGGACGGAGACACCTACAAGGTCATCAAGGTCGAGGGCAAGGGTGCCTACCCGTCGACCGTCGACTTCGGCGGATTCGAAGCCCGCTGGGTTCGCGTGGCCCTGCCCGGCTCCCTCACGGAGTTGAACCTGGCCGAGGTCGAGGTCATCGAGGCCCCCACTGAGCCGAGCGTGTCGATCTCGGCCACGGGCGATCCCGAGTCCGACTTCGTGCTGAAGGACGGGCGCGCCACCGTGCGCCCCGGAACGACGGTGACCTTCACCGCCACTGCCGACGGACAACCCGCTCCGACCCTGCAGTGGCAGAAGCAGAAGGGTGGCACCTGGGTCGATGTCGCCGACCAGACCGGTCAGGCCTTCACCATGACCGTCGCAGTCGAGGACGATGACGCCGCCGTCCGCGTGGTGGCGACCAACTCGGCGGGCAGTGACACCTCGGATCCAGTGGCACTGACGGTCAACGACCCGCCCACGGTCTCGGCGATCAGCGCCAAGGCCGGCGGCGCCGTCGTGGAACCGGCGGACGACGGCGCCTGGCAGAAGGTCACGGTGGACAAGGACACCGAAGTCGAGCTCTCGGCCACCGTCAAGGGTTTCCCTGCACCCGAACTGCAGTGGCAGACCCGCCCGGTCTCCGGCGGCGAGGACGACTGGACCAACCTCGATGGCAAGACCGGTGCGACGTTGACCGTCACTGCCTCGGAGGACACGCAGGCCGTCCTGCACCGCCTGGTGGCCAAGAACAGGGCCGGAACAGTCGACTCGGCGCCGCTGCGCGTGGCCATGAAGCCTGCCACCCCGCCGAACCCGGATCCCCAGCCGAACCCGGATCCGAAGCCGAATCCCGACCCCAAGCCCAACCCGGACCCGAAGCCGAATCCCGACCCGGCGCCGGGCCTGAAGGTGACAGCCGAGCCCGTCACCGTGACCGTGGGCAAGGAGCTGGTGGTGCGGATCTCCGGGATGAAGCCTGGTGAGACGGCGACGGTCTCGGTCCACTCCGATCCGGTGGTCATCGGCACGGTCGAGGCCGGGCCCGATGGCACCGCGTCCTTGGTGTGGAAGGTCCCGACCGACTTCCCGGTCGGCGCCCACCGCCTGGTGGTCCAAACGCCCACCAGTGGCACCACGGAGATCCCGCTGACCATCCGTTCGGTTGCGGCCGATCCGAACAAGCCCGCTGATCCGAGCAAGCCGACTGATCCGAAGTCGACGTCGAAGCCCAGTGGCAAGGGCATCCTGGCTGAGACCGGTGCCGAGTCGGTGTTGACGGTGGGCCTGTGCCTGACCCTGATCGCCGGCGGCGCCATCTTGAGGGTGGCCTCTCGACGCCGCCAGAGGTGA
- a CDS encoding PspC domain-containing protein, which produces MDTNTAHPGASDWRTQGGPAAAGPAHSAAPPPQAGAAPADPNFHAHTPHASQGPRPTGFFNSLRYSGWYRSEHRVFGGVCTGIAEHFGWDPILVRGLTVILTLVLSPVAILYALGWILLPAQRDGRIALETLTHGDFEASHLGAAILLLAGLTGTTSFLSATLSSGGLLLLPGAFVLAVLVVVGVALYFAFDGGSRTPVPTPSPPLGGTVPPTQRPAGPVGAMPAHNPNTHPAPAAHGAAPMAGPAHPVPGGPTAPGAPAPGAAAMRGASGVYGAPAMHTMPAVPPVHRGVPGPQAWATAPGPAAPTPVAWVPPRPAIVTPRVVPTSWNLAVTGLVVLLIALTFLGVRLSVDQLNAGMGPLAPFGWNLPGQLILVGGGLCLLVVAVAMLIAAVKDRGAGWLIALSVFGMMLAGSTLLIGAGSLQSPHFVETGGLHDFESAITSRVDADWTDEEIHTAVVTDDLVLDLSTAPSDLDREITIRGAAVDNLRVFTRVSMPVRIVAHTVVDSVTITDSDGVTASRANEVAATPNGATVWHSATWREGRGITVHVWPFVDSLDVTLIGDEEASPAPLTDAPSEPTTPDRTRPGHTDQSQSTRTTSRGDAAQSTGR; this is translated from the coding sequence ATGGACACGAACACTGCGCACCCTGGCGCTTCCGACTGGCGCACGCAAGGCGGCCCGGCCGCTGCAGGGCCGGCCCACTCCGCGGCCCCCCCGCCCCAGGCGGGTGCCGCACCCGCCGACCCGAACTTCCACGCCCACACGCCCCACGCATCGCAGGGCCCCCGCCCCACTGGATTCTTCAACTCGCTGCGATACTCGGGCTGGTACCGATCCGAGCACCGGGTCTTCGGTGGAGTGTGCACCGGCATCGCCGAACACTTCGGATGGGATCCGATCCTGGTCCGTGGCCTCACGGTGATTCTCACACTGGTCCTGTCCCCGGTCGCCATCCTCTACGCGCTGGGGTGGATATTGCTGCCCGCCCAGCGTGACGGGCGGATCGCCCTCGAAACCCTCACGCACGGGGACTTCGAGGCCTCGCACCTGGGAGCCGCGATTCTCCTGCTGGCCGGACTCACGGGGACGACCTCGTTCCTGTCGGCAACCCTGTCCTCGGGCGGGCTCCTGCTGCTGCCCGGCGCATTCGTCCTGGCCGTCCTCGTCGTGGTGGGCGTCGCCCTCTACTTCGCCTTCGACGGCGGTTCACGCACCCCTGTTCCCACTCCCTCGCCCCCCCTCGGAGGTACTGTGCCCCCCACCCAGCGCCCAGCGGGCCCCGTCGGCGCCATGCCGGCGCACAACCCGAACACACACCCCGCGCCCGCAGCCCACGGGGCGGCGCCCATGGCCGGACCCGCCCATCCGGTTCCCGGCGGCCCCACTGCCCCTGGCGCACCGGCCCCGGGTGCCGCCGCCATGCGCGGCGCATCCGGCGTGTACGGTGCACCCGCCATGCACACCATGCCCGCCGTGCCCCCCGTCCACCGGGGCGTCCCGGGACCGCAGGCCTGGGCGACTGCCCCAGGGCCGGCCGCCCCGACGCCGGTCGCCTGGGTCCCGCCGCGGCCGGCCATCGTGACCCCGCGAGTGGTCCCGACCTCGTGGAACCTGGCGGTCACAGGTCTGGTCGTACTGCTCATCGCCCTCACCTTCCTCGGCGTCCGCCTCTCGGTCGACCAATTGAACGCCGGCATGGGCCCATTGGCGCCCTTCGGGTGGAACCTGCCCGGCCAGTTGATCCTGGTCGGCGGTGGCCTGTGCCTGCTGGTCGTCGCCGTGGCAATGCTGATCGCCGCAGTCAAGGACCGTGGGGCAGGTTGGCTGATCGCCCTGTCGGTCTTCGGCATGATGCTGGCCGGATCCACATTGCTCATCGGTGCGGGCTCTTTGCAGTCCCCGCACTTCGTCGAGACCGGCGGCCTGCACGACTTCGAGTCCGCCATCACCTCCCGCGTCGACGCCGACTGGACGGATGAAGAGATCCACACCGCAGTCGTCACCGACGACCTGGTTCTGGACCTGTCGACCGCCCCCAGTGACCTTGACAGGGAGATCACGATCCGTGGCGCCGCAGTCGACAATCTGCGCGTGTTCACCCGCGTGAGCATGCCGGTGCGAATCGTGGCGCACACGGTCGTCGACTCTGTCACCATCACCGACTCCGATGGCGTCACTGCTTCCAGGGCGAACGAGGTCGCCGCCACCCCGAACGGGGCCACCGTGTGGCATTCGGCCACCTGGCGCGAGGGCCGGGGGATCACCGTCCACGTGTGGCCCTTCGTTGATTCGCTGGACGTGACCCTGATCGGCGACGAGGAGGCCTCACCCGCCCCCTTGACCGACGCGCCGTCCGAACCGACCACCCCTGACCGGACCCGACCTGGTCACACGGACCAGTCCCAGTCGACTCGCACGACCTCGCGTGGCGATGCTGCGCAGTCCACCGGACGCTGA